From one Lycium barbarum isolate Lr01 chromosome 6, ASM1917538v2, whole genome shotgun sequence genomic stretch:
- the LOC132645001 gene encoding UPF0613 protein PB24D3.06c has product MDLSTGSASFSSSSGSWFSGIVRGRSSSLKMPVAAAAGGADSVSGGGGPITGKKQFRGVMFKYGPKAIQVAFKTGDYKQQVIFIGGLTDGFLATDYLEPLAIALDKEKWSLVQFLLSSSYSGYGTSSLRQDAMELDQLISYLINKEDSEGVVLLGHSTGCQDIVYYMRTNAACSRAVRAAILQAPASDREYKATLPDTASMIDLASNMISEGRESELMPREANPDAPITAFRYHSLCAYNGEDDLFSSDFSDDQLRQKLGHMSNTPCQVIFSMGDEYVPDYVDKKSLVDRLCKAMGGAEKVEIEHGNHSLSNRVLEAVEAIMSFVKREGPSGWDDPWN; this is encoded by the exons ATGGATCTATCAACGGGTTCTGCTTCATTTTCATCATCATCGGGTTCTTGGTTTTCCGGCATAGTTCGTGGCCGTTCAAGCAGTCTCAAGATGCCGGTCGCCGCCGCAGCCGGTGGTGCTGACAGTGTTTCCGGTGGTGGTGGTCCTATTACTGGGAAAAAACAGTTCAGGGGTGTAATGTTTAAGTATGGTCCTAAGGCGATTCAG GTTGCTTTTAAAACGGGAGATTATAAACAACAGGTCATTTTCATAGGTGGATTAACGGATGGCTTTTTAGCTACTGA TTACTTAGAACCTCTGGCTATTGCTTTGGATAAAGAGAAATGGTCATTGGTCCAGTTTCTACTTTCATCATCTTATAGTGGATATGGAACCTCAAGCTTGAGACAA GACGCAATGGAGCTTGATCAGTTGATAAGTTATTTGATAAACAAGGAAGACTCTGAAGGTGTAGTACTGCTTGGGCACAGTACTGGCTGTCAG GATATTGTCTATTATATGCGCACAAATGCTGCATGCTCCAGAGCAGTCCGTGCAGCCATATTGCAG GCTCCAGCTAGTGATAGAGAATATAAAGCCACGCTTCCTGATACTGCTTCGATGATTGATTTGGCCTCAAACATGATAAGTGAAGGTCGTGAATCAGAGTTAATGCCAAGGGAGGCAAATCCAGATGCCCCAATTACTGCCTTTAG ATATCACTCACTTTGCGCATACAATGGTGAGGATGACTTGTTTAGTTCTGACTTTAGTGATGATCAGCTGAGGCAGAAACTTGGGCACATGTCCAACACTCCTTGTCAG GTTATATTTTCCATGGGTGACGAGTACGTTCCAGATTATGTTGACAAGAAATCATTGGTTGATAG ATTGTGCAAAGCTATGGGTGGTGCTGAAAAAGTTGAAATTGAACACGGGAACCATTCTTTATCTAATAGAGTTTTAGAAGCTGTTGAAGCCATAATGAGCTTTGTCAAGCGAGAAGGTCCGAGCGGGTGGGATGATCCATGGAACTAA